The following coding sequences are from one Peromyscus eremicus chromosome X, PerEre_H2_v1, whole genome shotgun sequence window:
- the LOC131899609 gene encoding mitochondrial import inner membrane translocase subunit Tim23-like translates to MKGGGGSGNKTTSGLTGFLGAGGAGYLQADLAGILPNGMNPLSPYLNVDPRYLVQDINEFILPTGANKTRGRFEIAFSTIGGCCMTGAAIGAMSGLRLGLKETQSMAWSKPRYVQILNTVTRKGALWANILGSLALLYSAFGVIIEKTRGSEDNLNPVAAGTMTGMSYKCTGDLLGIACGGLAELTLISLYARYNNWEHMNGSLLQQSLRRFLPLQDWGILHSHPD, encoded by the exons ATGAAGGGTGGCGGGGGAAGTGGCAACAAAACCACCAGTGGGTTAACTGGCTTCTTAGGAGCAGGAGGAGCGGGTTACTTGCAGGCTGACTTGGCCGGCATTCTGCCAAATGGCATGAACCCCCTGTCTCCATATTTAAATGTGGATCCACGCTATCTTGTTCAGGATATCAATGAATTCATTTTGCCAACTGGAGCTAACAAAACTCGAGGCAGATTTGAGATAGCTTTCTCTACCATTGGAGGATGTTGCATGACAGGGGCTGCAATTGGGGCAATGAGTGGTCTTCGGTTAGGATTGAAGGAAACTCAGAGCATGGCCTGGTCCAAACCAAGATATGTACAGATTTTGAATACGGTGACTAGGAAAGGGGCACTTTGGGCTAATATTCTAGGCTCCCTGGCTTTGCTCTATAGTGCATTTGGTGTTATCATTGAGAAAACACGGGGTTCAGAAGATAACCTCAACCCAGTAGCAGCAGGAACCATGACGGGAATGTCGTATAAATGTACAg gTGATCTTCTAGGAATAGCATGTGGTGGCCTGGCAGAATTGACACTCATCAGTCTCTATGCACGGTATAATAACTGGGAGCACATGAATGGTTCGCTGCTCCAACAGTCACTCAGAAGATTTTTGCCACTTCAGGACTGGGGGATACTTCATAGTCATCCAGATTGA